ACAGGGAAAGATCGGCATAGGTCCGTGCATTCACCGGATGATAATTCCCGGTCCCGAAATGGGCATAACTTTTCAAGCCCGATTTTTCCCGCCGGGTAATCAATGACAGTTTTGCATGGGTCTTTAAATTGACAGACCCAAAGATCACTTGGGCACCGGCACGTTCAAGGTCGCGGCTCCAGCGGATATTCGCTTCTTCGTCGAAACGGGCCTGCAGCTCCACCATGACCGTGACCGACTTGCCTGCCTCTGCTGTCTTGATCAAGGCACCAATGATCGGGGAATCCCGGCTGGTTCGGTACAGCGATTGTTTGATGGAAACCACCGATGGGTCATCGGCCGCCTGATGCAGGAACTGCACCACCACATCAAAACTTTCATAAGGGTGGTGGACAATCATGTCCTTGGCCTTGATGGCCGCAAACGCGTCCCCACCAAAGGCCTCTATGCGTTCTGGAAAGCGTGAATGATACGGTTTGAATTGCAATTCAGGACGTGCGTCCACCAGTTCAAGGATGTCTGCAAGTCCGGCCAAACCATCAATATCAAAAACATGGGCGCCGGAAACATCCAGGGCGCTGACAATAAAGCCCCGCAATTGAAGGGCGATGGGTGTCATGAAGGTCAAGCGGATCACGGACCCCCGTCGCCTGCGTTCCAGTGCCGTTGACATGACCCTGACCAGGTCTTCTGCCTTTTCCTCTAATTCAAGTTCGGTATCCCTGACAACGCGGAAAACCCCCTGATCAATGACCTGATAACCCGGGAACAGACGGTCGAGAAACAGGATGATCAAATTTTCCAGCGTAATAAATCGCGTGGCGGTGCCGGGAATGCGGATAAACCGATTTAATTGTGACGCCAAAGGCACCAAGGCCCGCACCGGCTCTAAATCATCGCCATTCGTTTTATTGGCCTTCCCCTTGCCCGTTGCCAGGCTCAGCGCTTTCAGTTCCAGAATTAAACTAAGCCCCAAATTCGGAATAAAAGGAAAGGGTTGTGCCGGATCAATGGCTGTGGGCGTCAGTACCGGAAAGACCTGCTCCATGAAATAACGCTCTAACCACACCCGTTCGGGCTCGGTAATATCACCTCGGGACACCACGGAAATGCCCTCTTCGCGCAGGGCGTCACACAAGATGGCCCAGCACCCCTGTTGCTGTTCCAAAATGATCGCTGACGCATTGCTAATAGCGGCCAGTTGTTCCTGTACCGTCATCCCGTCATCGGCACAATGATTGTGGCCCCCGCGCTGCTGTGCCATCAGGCCAGCGGCACGCACCATATAAAATTCGTTGATGTTTTTTGCAGAAATGCTGAGAAAACGCACCCGCTCTAAAATCGGATGGGCCGTATTCATGGCCTCTTCGATGACCCGCCTGTTAAAGGCCAGCCATGATAATTCGCGGTTGATAAACCGTTCCGGGCCAAGGGGCAGGCCGGAAGATTTTTCTGAGGCGAATTTATCCGTCATTTCCAAAACCCGATCCGTTTCTGAACCTCACTTAAACTTTATCAATTATAGATTTTGTTGCAGATAAAAGCCAGATTGGGCACGGGGCACCTAATCAGCATCAAGGGCTAACAATTCCCGCACCAAAGGCACCGTCACGGCCCGGCCTTCGGCCAAAGCCCGGGCATCGGCTGCGGCCACCAGACAGCGCGCCGCATCGAAACTGCGCTCCATCCGCGCTGCCAGAAAATTTATGACTTCTGCGCTGACATGGACTTGGCGGTCAGAAAACAGCTTGACCAAAAGCGGCCCCATCAGCCCGTCATCAGGCAAGCCAATCTCGGCCACCCCAATGGCCCCAAGCCGCGATGCCAAATCCGGTAGCTGGACGGGCCAACGCGCAGGTGCCGAATTCCCTGTCAGCAAAAGCATGCCGCGCAGGGTTTGGACATGGTTCAGGAAATGAAACAGCATCTGTTCTGAATTCGCATTGCCCATGCATCGGTCTGCGCCGTCAAAAACAACCGGGGTATCCATATCCCCTGATTCCATCAATTCGGCCAAATCATCAATGCCTATAAATCTTGCATTGCATTTGGCCGCCCAAACCCGGGCCAGATGACTTTTGCCAGAACCCGCAGGCCCAACAACCGCCAATGCCGGCCCCGGCCAATCGGGCCAACGATCAATCCACGCGAGCGCTTCCCCATTGCAGGGCGCTTCCAGAAAATCTTCGCCATCAAGGCTTTGATGCGGGGTAAAGGGCAGGGTTAATTGAGAAAAACTGTCAGGCGTATTCCGGCCAGATTTTTTCACGGCCCGCCATCCTCACCTGGCTTACTGCTGGCCCCAAGATAAAGCGGGCTTTTCAAATATTGATGGACGCCAAAGCGAACCAGAACCCCGATGACCGCCGCCAGCGGCACGGCCAGCAGAACACCGACAAAACCCAGCAAAACACCCCCAGCCAGCAAGGCAAAAATGATCCACACCGGATGCAGCTGGATCCGGTGTCCCACTAATTTTGGCGTCAGGAAATTACCTTCACCGATCTGACCCACCACGAAAATAGCCGCCACAATCGCTATCGGTTGCCAATCACCAAACTGGGCACAGGCCATACCCACGGCAACCACAAAACCACCGATGGCACCAACGAAAGGCACAAATGACAACAGGCCTGCAAACAACCCAATGACCAGACCAAATTCAAGCCCCACAAGGCTGAGCGTCACGCCGTAAAAAGCAGCCAAGATCAAACAAACCAGCCCCATGCCACGGACAAAGCCCGCAATCATATCATCGGCTTCATTGACCAGCGCCTGAATGGTTTCCCCATGTTGCCTGGGCAACCAGCCCTTGGTGGTAGTAAGAATCTTGTCCCAATCGCGCAACAGATAAAAGGCAACAATGGGGGTGATAACAATCAGGGAAATCAGGTTCAATAACGCAATCCCACCGCTCCAAATGCTGGCGAGCAGACCCCCGGCAAGTTTCAGGGCATCCCCGGCAAAACCGCCAACCGCACCTTTCAGGCGTTCAAGGTCTGCGGGAGAGAGTTCTGAGCTAACCCGCACCAGAACCGAGCCTAGACGCTCTTGCAACACCCGCATCACGTCAGGCAATTTCCGGGCAAGGTCCAACAATTGTGCTTCGACCAGCGGGGTCAATAAAACCAGCCCTGCCCCGAAACACAAAAAGAAAAACACCAAAACCAAAGAGGTCGCCAATGACCGGTTCATCTTCGCCCGCGACAAACGCTCCACCACCGGGTCCAGAAAATAGGCCACTAACAATCCGGTTACGAAAGGCAATAAAATTGGGCTGAACAGATGCAGCAACAAACCGAAAACGACAAACCCCAAAAGCCAGGTCAGGGTGATCCGGGAAAGGTTCATGACTGATCCTCCAGTGAAGATGCTTGAATTGTCCAGCGGACAACATAAACCGCACCGGAAAGAACGGTGGTCAACGCGGCCAGCCAAATCAGGATTGTTAGCGCCATGTCATAGTCAACATCAAGCGCCAATAAGGCCAGCACGAACCCAGCCAGAATAATCTGTGTTGCTGTATTGACCTTGCTAACAAACAGGGGGGTCATCTGCAGACTTTGGGTCAAGGTATGATAGAGCATCGCCCCACCAATGATCAGAATATCGCGGAACACAACCAAAATGACGATCCAACTCGGCAAATAACCCTCGATCCCGAAGGTGATAAAAACACCCATCAGCAATGCCTTATCGGCCAGTGGATCAAGATACGCCCCAAGCACAGATTTGGCCTCAAGATAGCGCGCAAGAAAGCCATCCACCGCATCAGAAATGCCCGCACCGACAAACAGCCAAAAGGCCAGAACCATCTGGGAATCAACAATGGCCCAGACCAGAATTGGTACGGACAACAAGCGGGCGAGCGATATAAAATTGGGGATATTCAAGGGGTTACAACCGGGTTCAGTGGCGGGGTTGATCTTGTTTTTTGAGCACCACGGTCTTGTGGCTTACCAAAATGAAGATTCCAGTAGATAGGCCCCCTCGAAAGATTAAGGTCGCTCTGGCTTAACGCTACGGTCAATTGATCTTCGTCTCCAAGAAAATTTAGTCTGATACGGGCCGTCTTCTTTGAAATATATATCAGATCGCTTCGACGAACAAAGGCAACCTGTTTCAATCGTTTTTTAATATCCAGCCAATCAGCCAGAGAAGTGATGGGCACTTCTGCCGTTAATTCAGTTCCGGTATCGAAACGCAAACGGTTCGCGCGTTTCCAACCCTCTTCAACCTGGACAACCACCGCCCGTGCCGCCCGTTTCAGGCCTTCCTCAATGGGCTCGCCCGGGACCAGATCAAAAGACATAAGCCGGGTCTGTTCCAACCGGGTCGTGCCCACCCTGCTCATGGTGACCTGAAGACGGTGCGCCGTGGCCGGTTTCTTGGTTATCTTGTTTTCAGCACCCTCTGACTTTGCATCTGCTTTTAGCCCTGACTTTGGCGTTCCCACATGCTGGCGGACGATCACCACCAAGACATCCACGGCACCATAGCGTTTGGCGATTGCGGACAATTGTTTGTCATTCCCACGCACTGCCTGCTCAGCCCCGATCAAAGAGATATCGCGAAGGTCCCCCTTGGGGTGAATCAGCGGCACCAGTCCATCCGATGAAGGCTGGGCCAGAAAGGATGCCCGCCAGGGATTGGGATTGTCCCACAGCGAATAGGCACCAGAGACTTCATAAATGGGTAAAACCAGCACGGGTTTGCTGCGCGTTTCTGCAAACCCGATGCCGTAGCCCCGCAAAAGTCCCCGCACGGCATCGCTTTTAAAACGAACCTTAAGGGTTGCGAGATACCGGACCTTTGACGTCTTTTCATCGATCACTTCAAAATCGCGGACCAAATCAGCCAACAATGCCGGGTTAACCTTAGGCAGGCGCGAAATGTCTTCGTTCAGGGCAATGCGGGCCAAAAGCCGCTGCATGGCCTTGGCCTGACCAGCAAAAAGGGCCTTATCGCGGGCCAGGGCCGCGGTCTTGGCGGTCATATCCACCTTGGATTCAGCAATGGTATAGACATTTTTGGCAGCAAGGCTTGAGTCCGAAAATGCGATTGCAAGCGAACAAAAAACCAAAGACCACACAAAAGACTTCACCAAACGCCCCCCCAAAAGCCGGCCCGCCCTGAGATGAGGCGAAAAACCGGTCAAGACATTGATCATATGCGATTGAATCATTACAAACCGCCGCAGATATATTAAACAGATACGGTAAACAGGCCGCAAACTTAATTGACGTGTCACAGGATCAAACCCCGTACCATTGAATTTGTCTATCAAAGGGCTGGAATGCAAGGAGAAACCCATTAAACGCGCAACCTACAGAGACGCCGGTGTCGACATAGACGCGGGCAACGCATTGGTCCAAAAGATTGCACCCATGGCAAAGGCGACGGACCGAAGCGGGTGCATGTCTGGTCTGGGTGGGTTTGGCGCATTGTTTGATGTAAAAGCCGCAGGCTTTAAAGACCCTGTTCTTGTCGCCGCCACCGATGGCGTTGGCACCAAATTACGCCTTGCTATTGATACCGGTCTTTTCGATACCGTGGGCGTTGATCTGGTGGCCATGTGCGTTAACGATCTGGTCGTTCAAGGTGCAGAACCCCTGTTCTTTCTGGATTATCTGGCCACTGGCGCGCTGGAGGTTGATGCAGCAGCCCGGGTCATTGCGGGCATCGCAGATGGCTGTCAACAGGCCGGTTGTGCACTGATTGGTGGTGAAACTGCTGAAATGCCTGGCATGTATGGTGATGGGGACTTTGACCTTGCTGGTTTTTCCGTCGGCGCCGTTGAACGCGACCAAGTATTGACGGGCGCCACCATCACGCCCGGTGATGTGGTGTTAGGGCTGGCATCCAATGGGCTCCATTCCAACGGGTTTTCACTGGTGCGGCGCGTGGTGGCCGATGGCAATCTGGATTGGAACGATCCCGCGCCATTTGCGCCCAAACGCAGCCTTGGCGAAGCGTTGCTTGATCCAACCAGAATTTACGTCAAAAGCTGCCTTGGCGCGATTGCCCTGAAAAATGCCCAAACCGGTCTTTCCGCCATTAAAGGCCTCGCCCATATCACCGGAGGCGGGTTGAGCGAAAACATCCCAAGAATTTTACCCAAAGGCCAACGCGCGGTTCTTGATGCAACCTTTTGGGATTTACCGGACGTTTTTGCATGGCTTCGCGATGCGGGCAACATTGCAGATGAAGAACTGGCACGCACCTTTAACTGTGGGATTGGCATGGTTGTCATCACAACCCCCGAAGATGCCGATGGGGTCATCAAAGCCTTGAACAAAGGGGGCGAGCGCGTATCTAAAATCGGGGTTATTGATGTCGCCCCTGACAACAGCACAGACACAATCGTTGAAAACACGGGAACGGCATGGCGCGGCTAAAAATCGGGGTTCTAATTTCGGGATCAGGCACCAACCTTCAGGCGCTGCTGGATGCGGCTGGCGCATCGGATTATCCGGGCGAAATCAAACTCGTCATATCCAACAAAGCCGATGCCCATGGTCTTGAGCGTGCCCGCAAGGCAGGGGTTGAGACCCGGGTCATTCCCCATGGTGATTTTCCAGATCGTGAACGTTTTGATGACGCGCTCGATGGGGCCCTTCGCGATGCGGGCTGTGAACTGATCTGTCTGGCCGGGTTTATGCGAATTTTAACGGACAAATTTGTGACCGATTGGGACGAAAGAATGCTCAACATTCATCCATCCCTGCTGCCCGCCTTTCGGGGGCTTGATGTTCACCAGCGCACCCTTAACGCTGGCGTGCGCATCACGGGGTGTACCGTACATTTCGTCCAGCCAGAACTGGATGCGGGACCCATCATTGTCCAGGGCGCTGTGCCAGTTCGTTCCCAAGACGATGAAAAAAGTCTGGCCGCCCGCATTCTTGCCGTGGAACACAGAATTTACCCCTTGGCGGTGCGCCTCATTGGGGAAGGCCGGGTTCGGGTTGAAAATGGCCGGGTTATCATCGATGACACAGACCTTGCCCCAAATGATGCCCATCTGATCAGCCCTGAGCGATAAGCCCCCTCCCCCCAACGAACAAAGCCTCCGACACAATCTGTGCAGGAGGCTTTATTTATGGTGCCGGGGGCGCTATAGAAGGGGCAGAACAATGACCCGTTATTTCAAGGAGCACACCATGGCCGAATTCGATGATCTCAAGTCCCACGAAGAAATGTGGGATAATTTCGTCACACTGGTCACCTACAGCACCATTGCGATTGTAGCGACCCTGGCACTTTTGTTCCTGTTCGTGGCCTAACAAAGGCCCCGTGAAGGTTTTGGGGCCTAAAGGCCCTCCCCTTCAGAGCTGATTAGCTCACAATTTCCAGTTCAGAAAAGAAGAAGGCAATTTCTTCGGCTGCCGTGTCCGGTGCATCGGATCCGTGCACGGAATTGGCTTCGATGGATTCTGCAAAGTCTTTGCGGATGGTGCCGTCATCAGCATTAGCCGGATTGGTTGCACCCATGATTTCACGGTTGCGTGCGATGGCGTTTTCGCCTTCCAGCACCTGAGGGATCACCGGGCCAGAAATCATGAAGTCACAAAGGTCGTTAAAGAACGCCCTTTCCTTGTGCACCCCATAAAATACTTCTGCCTGTTCACGGGTCAACTGGATACGCTTTTGAGCGATAATCCGAAGGCCCCCTTTTTCAAAACGGGCGTTGATTTCACCGGTCAAATTGCGCCGGGTCGCATCGGGTTTAATAATCGAAAGTGTTCGTTCAAGTGCCATTGAAATAGATGCTCCAAAAGGTTTAGCGGCGCGCCTTATAGACGGATCGAAGGCCAAGGGCAAGGGTCAGGCAAAAAATCTACATTCTGAAAACCATTGTTTGCCCTATAACGCCTGCTTTTCCCAGCCCCCGGATTCTCCCTGACGCCAATAAGTCAGGTCGTAACCCATTGATTTATATGCCTGCCAATGAGAACGGGCGCTGTCCAGGGCAATTTGATCATTGCCATCAAACATTTCCAGACAACGCTGATAATCGGCAACCATTTCTGAGGGCACCCCATCGGCCAGAACCAGAACCGTCGCCTGATTGGGATTGTCGTCCCCAACCGTCAGCCAGATGGGCTGGCCCTGAGACTGCGCCTCATCGAAGCCATCCTTAACCGAGCCATGGGGCAGAAACGAATCATTTGCATACGTCCACAGCGATGCATTCAACGCTGCCAATTGCTCTGGAGAGCCGGCTTTGACCACCGCCTTCAGGCCATTGGCCAGGACCTTTTCCAAAAGCCGGGGCAAGGCGGTTCCCAAAGGGGACTGTTCCAGATGATAAAAAGCGATTTCGGTCACGATGTGCGCTCACGATCCTTCGTAATGATCTGCGACCAATCGATCCAAAAGCCTGACACCAAATCCAGTGCCCCCGCCCGGGACCGTTGGCGCATCCTTGCCCGACCACGACACTCCGGCAATATCAAGATGGGCCCAGGGCACATCGTTGACAAAACGCTGCAGGAACTGGGCTGCAGTGATGGACCCGGCCCCGCCGCCCGAAGAAATATTCTGCACATCGGCTGCCTTGGAATCAATTTGCCGGTCATATGCTTTTCCCAGAGGCATCCGCCAGAGCTTTTCATCCATAGCCTTGCCCGCATCTAAAAGCTGGTCCGATAGTTTGTCATTATTGGAAAACAGCCCCGCATGATGGGCACCAAGGGCCATAATGATGGCCCCGGTCAAGGTCGCAAGATCGACCATAAACTGCGGCTTGAAGCGTTTTTGGCAGTACCACAATGCATCGGCCAACACCAACCGCCCTTCGGCATCGGTATTCAAAACCTCAATAGTTTGGCCGGAATAGGATTTAACGATATCACCGGGCCGCTGTGCCCTCCCTGAGGGCATATTTTCAACCAGACCAACGATCCCAACCGCATTGACCTTTGCCTTACGGGCGGCCAGCGCCTGCATCAGGCCGATCACCACGCCAGACCCTGCCATGTCCCATTTCATGTCTTCCATGCCCTTTGATGGCTTGATGGAGATCCCACCGGTATCAAAGGTGACCCCCTTGCCAACAAAGGCCACAGGGGCTGCTTTTTTGCCTTTTGCCGAAGCACCATTCCATTGCATGACCACCAATCGGGGGGGCCGGGCGCTGCCCATGCCCACGCCCAAAAGCGCCCCAAAGCCCAGTTTCTTCATTTTCTTTTCGTCCAGCACTTCAACCTTGACCCCAAGGCGCGATAATTTACGCGCTTCACGGGCCAGTGTTTCAGGATAAATCACATTGGCCGGTTCAGAGACGAGGTTACGGGTGGAGAAAACGCCCCCCGCCACCGCATCCAGACGCCTAAACAAACGCCCCGATGCCGCCATTGCCGTCGCTGGCACCTGCACGTCAAGACGATCAAGTGCCGGTTTGTTTTCCTTTTTTTCCGTGGTCCGATATTTGTCGAAACGATAACTTCTAAGCCGTGCCCCAACCCCAACATGGGCTGCCAATTCTGCAATGCTCAACTTGCAGCCTTTAGGCACCTCTACCAAAACTGCCGCGCGTTCATCGCCACTGGCACCCAACTGGGCGGTCGCTACCCCACCGGCCTGTTCAGCCACCAGGTCCTTCACCTCAGAACCCTTACCAAGGCCAACGACGATAACGCGGCTAATCGATCCCTTGCCGGGAGCCAAAACCACCAGGGTCTGGCCCGCGTTTGCCTTGAACCGGCTAGCCCCCATGGCGCGCTTGATGGCGCCGCCAAGGGTTTTGTCAAACGCTAGGGCACAAGCCAGCAATCTCGGGGCATTCTTGTTCTGGTCTGCGAATACGACCACAGCACCTTTTTTTGGTGTTTGGGGCTTTGAAAATGCAATCTTCATAGGTCTTTCTCCCGAGGGACATGCTGAAACATAGATTTTGGGAACATTTATTCCCAATCTGGGCCGCGAGTGTAACCACAGGGTTGCAAAAAATCTGCCCCAAAATTGCGAACCCGCCCCCCGACCGCTCCAAGGGGCTAAAAAGTAATTTTAAGCCAGCAAAGCCTAAAGGATGGCGGAACAAAACAAGACGCTTATAATAGAGAAGATGAACTGCACATTTCGCTACATGCTGCGCCAACTTGTTTGGCCGCTCTTTTTCGCAGTCATCGCCATTTCCGGCATTGTCTGGATGTCGCAATCCCTTCGTTTTGTCGATTTGGTCCTTAATCGAGGCCTGCCGTCATATAACCTTTTCCATCTGGCATTTCTGGTGTTGCCCATGTTTACGTCGGTGTTCCTGCCGATCATCCTGTTTGGGGTTATCATCTTTTCCTACACCCGGATGAACATGGACAGCGAACTGGTCATTTGGCGGGCAGCCGGGATCAGCCCATTGCGCCTTGCAGCACCTGGATTGAGTGCTGCCATGCTGGTGGTTATCTTGTGTTATGCGCTGAACCTTTATTTCATGCCCGGAGCCTACCGCCAGTTCAAAGACATCCAGCATGCGATCCGAAACAATTATTCCCAGGTCTTGCTGCGCGAAGGCGCTTTCAACGAAATCGGGACCGGGTTGACGGTTTACATTCGCGAACGGGGCCCTAATGGCGAATTGTTCGGCATTCTTGCCCATGATCGGCGAAACAAGGGCCAGCCCATCACGGTGATGGCTGAACGCGGGGCCATGGTCAACACCGATAACGGGCCAAGGGTCGTCATGATTAAGGGCAACCGGCAATCGATCAAGCGCACAGGCGATGACCTGTCCATCCTCTATTTTGACCGCTACACCCTTGATCTACATAATCAGGGCACCAAAGGTGGTCCCCGTTGGCGAGAGCCCAAGGAACGCTTTCTCCATGAATTATTCCAAATCCGTCAATCGGGACCTCACGCCGCCAGCGATAAGCGTTACGAACTCAAACTTTATGCTGAAGGCCATCAGCGTCTGGCATCCCCTTTGCTGGCACTGGCCTTTACGTTGTTGGCGCTTTCTGCCCTGTTAACCGGGGATTTCAAACGCGGTGGACAGGGAAGCCGTATCATCGCCGCAACCCTTTTCATGTTGGTGACCCAGGCAATCAACATCAGTCTTTTCAGCTTTGCCGGTTCGAGCTTTATGGCAGTGCCCTTTATGTATCTATTACCCATTTCGATTATTTGTGCATGTGCATGGATTTTGTTTCGGGAAAAATCACGGTTGCGGCCAACGACCCGCCCCCCGACCCTGTCAGCGAAGGCATAGGTTAGCTTTATGGCGACAGTCACCCCGGTCTTCTCAACCCTTTCGCTGTATCTTTCACGGCGTTTTTTGTTTGGGTTTTTTGTCGTGTTACTCTCGATCGGTTCCATCATCTTCTTGATTGATATTGTTGAACTGATGCGCCGCAGCGGCACCCGATCAGACATCACCTTTCAAATCGTCCTTCAACTGGCATTGTTGAAACTGCCCTATATGTTGCAAAAAATTCTGCCCTTCACGGTTTTATTTGGCTCCATGCATGCCCTGTGGCGCATGACACGGACCAGCGAGCTTATTATTGCCCGGGCATCCGGGGTTTCGGTTTGGCAATTTCTGGCGCCTGCATTTTGCGTGGCCGCGCTGATTGGGGCATTTTTTGTTGCCGTCATAAACCCAGTGGGGTCGTCCATGCTGTTGCGTTACGAACAACTGGAAGCAAAATTATTTCAAGGCCGCGCATCCCTGCTTTCCGTTTCAGAAGCAGGGTTATGGCTGCGCCAATCTGATGCCCAGGGCCGGGCCGTCATCCATGCCCAACGCATGGCACCGGGAAAAATCATCCTGAGCAAAGTGACCATCTATCTTTACGACACCGAAAACCGCTTTACCGGCCGGTTGGATGCCCCCCGCGCCCAGTTGGAAAAGGGGCACTGGCTATTAAGCAATGTTTTGGTTACAGCCCCGGGACAGCCTTCCAGCAGGGAACCGGTCTATAAAATTCCCACCGACTGGACAGCTGCAAAAATTCAGGACAGTTTTTCTTCGCCCGAAACCCTGTCCTTCTGGAATTTTCCCGGGTTCATCGCCATACTGGATCAGGCTGGGTTTACTGCGGCGCGGCACAAGGTTTACTGGTACTCTCTTTTGGCGCTGCCCATTATGCTCGCTGCCATGGTTCTGGTTGCCGCCAGTTTTTCATTGCGCACGGCCAGACGCGGCGGCGTTGCCACACTGATCGGGGTGGGCGTGTTGTTCAGCTTTTTTCTTTTCTTCCTGTCCGATGTGGCTTTCACCCTTGGCCTGTCATCGGCAATCCCGGCTTTTCTTGCAGCCTTCACCCCGGCAATGGTAACCCTTTTAATTGGATTATCTATTTTGATGCATTTGGAAGAAAGCTAGGCATGAACGACAAATACGTGGCCTTCTGGCGATGACACAAACAAACGAACAACCGACCCGGCCCGTGACCCTGATGTTGGCTCAAACGCTGCTTGTTTGCGCAGCGTTTGTCATGGGGCCTATCATCCAGATTGACG
This portion of the Rhodospirillales bacterium genome encodes:
- the lptF gene encoding LPS export ABC transporter permease LptF → MNCTFRYMLRQLVWPLFFAVIAISGIVWMSQSLRFVDLVLNRGLPSYNLFHLAFLVLPMFTSVFLPIILFGVIIFSYTRMNMDSELVIWRAAGISPLRLAAPGLSAAMLVVILCYALNLYFMPGAYRQFKDIQHAIRNNYSQVLLREGAFNEIGTGLTVYIRERGPNGELFGILAHDRRNKGQPITVMAERGAMVNTDNGPRVVMIKGNRQSIKRTGDDLSILYFDRYTLDLHNQGTKGGPRWREPKERFLHELFQIRQSGPHAASDKRYELKLYAEGHQRLASPLLALAFTLLALSALLTGDFKRGGQGSRIIAATLFMLVTQAINISLFSFAGSSFMAVPFMYLLPISIICACAWILFREKSRLRPTTRPPTLSAKA
- the lptG gene encoding LPS export ABC transporter permease LptG, with amino-acid sequence MATVTPVFSTLSLYLSRRFLFGFFVVLLSIGSIIFLIDIVELMRRSGTRSDITFQIVLQLALLKLPYMLQKILPFTVLFGSMHALWRMTRTSELIIARASGVSVWQFLAPAFCVAALIGAFFVAVINPVGSSMLLRYEQLEAKLFQGRASLLSVSEAGLWLRQSDAQGRAVIHAQRMAPGKIILSKVTIYLYDTENRFTGRLDAPRAQLEKGHWLLSNVLVTAPGQPSSREPVYKIPTDWTAAKIQDSFSSPETLSFWNFPGFIAILDQAGFTAARHKVYWYSLLALPIMLAAMVLVAASFSLRTARRGGVATLIGVGVLFSFFLFFLSDVAFTLGLSSAIPAFLAAFTPAMVTLLIGLSILMHLEES
- a CDS encoding leucyl aminopeptidase, with protein sequence MKIAFSKPQTPKKGAVVVFADQNKNAPRLLACALAFDKTLGGAIKRAMGASRFKANAGQTLVVLAPGKGSISRVIVVGLGKGSEVKDLVAEQAGGVATAQLGASGDERAAVLVEVPKGCKLSIAELAAHVGVGARLRSYRFDKYRTTEKKENKPALDRLDVQVPATAMAASGRLFRRLDAVAGGVFSTRNLVSEPANVIYPETLAREARKLSRLGVKVEVLDEKKMKKLGFGALLGVGMGSARPPRLVVMQWNGASAKGKKAAPVAFVGKGVTFDTGGISIKPSKGMEDMKWDMAGSGVVIGLMQALAARKAKVNAVGIVGLVENMPSGRAQRPGDIVKSYSGQTIEVLNTDAEGRLVLADALWYCQKRFKPQFMVDLATLTGAIIMALGAHHAGLFSNNDKLSDQLLDAGKAMDEKLWRMPLGKAYDRQIDSKAADVQNISSGGGAGSITAAQFLQRFVNDVPWAHLDIAGVSWSGKDAPTVPGGGTGFGVRLLDRLVADHYEGS